One genomic segment of Xylanibacillus composti includes these proteins:
- a CDS encoding PP2C family protein-serine/threonine phosphatase, which translates to MDKQWIERYERMLEQYLHTQEEQVLDQAREISRAFMSSQIGLEEAIGLHLDVTSRHAELPLIWRKSFQFLIEFVVYYSVAFREREELIRSRTQLLEELTLAADVQKSLLPNLDNLVMPEGTEIGVVSVAARKVSGDFYNVLPTERGVKLLVADVAGKSMPAAILMSTIKFTMDSVLVHSHNPHMALQALNRFIVQNSEATMFITMFWGKYMQDKERFYYSSAGHEPALLYKAKYNRFRDIRTDGVALGLSTRFTYKTRSVKLEPGDFVMMYTDGVTESREPDVIDNNQKLRRWLKDIDLTQSAQAIVEELHRYVAADNGYVTPDDQTLLLFRRTAR; encoded by the coding sequence ATGGATAAGCAATGGATAGAGCGGTATGAGCGTATGCTTGAACAGTATTTACATACCCAGGAGGAGCAGGTGCTGGATCAAGCAAGGGAAATTTCCAGAGCATTTATGAGCAGTCAGATTGGTTTGGAGGAAGCGATCGGCCTCCATCTGGATGTAACCAGCCGGCATGCGGAGCTGCCTCTCATCTGGAGGAAGTCCTTCCAATTTCTCATTGAGTTCGTGGTGTACTATAGTGTTGCTTTCCGGGAAAGGGAGGAGCTGATCCGCAGCCGGACACAGCTGCTCGAGGAGCTGACGCTCGCCGCGGATGTGCAAAAGTCCCTGCTCCCGAATTTGGACAATCTGGTCATGCCCGAAGGTACGGAGATCGGGGTAGTCAGCGTGGCGGCTCGAAAGGTGAGCGGAGATTTCTATAATGTTCTGCCTACGGAGCGGGGAGTCAAGCTGCTGGTTGCCGATGTAGCCGGCAAAAGCATGCCGGCCGCGATTCTCATGTCGACCATCAAATTTACGATGGACAGCGTGCTGGTTCACTCCCACAACCCGCACATGGCGCTGCAGGCGCTGAACCGGTTTATCGTGCAAAACAGCGAGGCCACGATGTTCATTACGATGTTCTGGGGCAAGTATATGCAGGACAAGGAACGGTTCTACTATTCAAGTGCGGGGCATGAACCGGCCTTATTATATAAGGCGAAGTACAACCGCTTTCGCGACATTCGCACAGACGGGGTGGCGCTGGGGTTGTCCACGCGCTTCACTTACAAAACCCGCAGCGTGAAGCTCGAGCCCGGCGATTTCGTCATGATGTATACGGACGGCGTCACCGAGAGCCGTGAGCCTGATGTCATTGACAACAACCAGAAGCTTCGCCGCTGGCTGAAGGACATTGATTTGACGCAAAGCGCTCAAGCCATTGTGGAGGAGCTCCACCGCTATGTGGCTGCAGACAACGGCTATGTCACACCTGATGATCAAACCTTGTTGCTGTTCCGGCGTACCGCACGCTGA
- a CDS encoding sigma-70 family RNA polymerase sigma factor, which yields MKDDLNDLNSRIAQLQQGHNEELATRLLRQFEAMVKMSAHKLSYNRNELFEDLFQVGQMSLYQSLRQFDPAKGVPFEAYAMKSMIGHMKNYLRDKSWYIQVPRRIKEKGAKVQKTIEAMTGRLGRSPNIKEIAAELDLTEQETVEILAGRDYYRPVSLDVPVKDEEGTTLRGDLIAAANDDFRHLEDRLVLEEAMQALDEVERQVLELLFQQGLSQRQVASRLAISQMSVSRMQKRAVQKLKDRLK from the coding sequence ATGAAGGACGATCTGAATGATCTGAACAGCAGGATTGCGCAATTGCAACAAGGGCACAACGAAGAATTGGCGACCAGGCTGCTGCGCCAGTTCGAAGCTATGGTCAAAATGAGCGCACATAAGTTATCCTATAATCGTAACGAGTTGTTCGAGGATCTGTTCCAGGTGGGCCAGATGTCGCTGTACCAGTCGCTCCGGCAGTTTGACCCGGCCAAGGGTGTGCCCTTCGAAGCGTATGCAATGAAAAGCATGATCGGACATATGAAAAACTATCTTCGCGATAAATCCTGGTACATTCAGGTGCCGAGACGAATCAAGGAAAAGGGTGCAAAGGTTCAAAAAACGATCGAAGCCATGACAGGGCGCTTGGGACGTTCGCCAAATATTAAAGAAATTGCTGCCGAGCTCGATTTGACCGAACAGGAGACGGTGGAGATCTTGGCGGGCCGGGACTATTACCGGCCGGTATCGCTGGATGTTCCGGTCAAAGACGAAGAAGGCACGACCTTGCGAGGCGATCTGATTGCAGCGGCCAATGACGATTTCCGCCATCTGGAGGATCGGTTGGTCCTGGAGGAAGCGATGCAGGCGCTTGACGAGGTGGAGCGTCAGGTGCTGGAGCTTCTCTTCCAGCAAGGGCTCTCCCAGAGGCAGGTAGCTTCCAGGCTGGCGATTTCGCAGATGAGCGTATCCCGCATGCAGAAGCGCGCTGTCCAGAAATTGAAGGACCGATTAAAGTAA
- a CDS encoding GTP-binding protein: MAAEHRQIRNIGIFAHVDAGKTTTTEQILFHSGRTRALGSVDNGTAQTDWLDVERERGISVRAAVTRFDWQGMTVNIIDTPGHVDFVAEVERSLRVMDGALLVVSAVEGVQAQTEVIWQALRDRGLPTIIFINKLDRVGADPQRVLDEVKRLLTDRAAPIQAPMGAEDAYTGNLALLELLQDALLPEAEAFETQLIETAAEQDEQLLERYLNDQPIAREELAALVWSLTRQARLVPVLFGAANRGIGVEALMDAMVIGVPEPQGDMQAPVSGVVFKLERDPAMGKLAYVRLYSGTVHNRESVRNATQDIEEKVTQIRKIDGQRAEDVGVLAAGDIAAVCGWNRVRIGDVIGDPAHVPEAPRMAVPLLTVQVRWRSEADYPAVVAALQELADEDPLLDLQWLQGQRELHLKVMGPIQVEVLSHIMRSRFGLEVAFDPPSVIYKETPAGVGEGYVAYLTPKPCWAILRFRIEPLERGSGLQYSSIVRTDRLLESYQNEVERRVPEALQQGLRGWEVTDLRVTLIEGEHHVWHTHPLDFVVATPMGIMDGLNRIGTKLLEPMLRFRISVPEEVGGRVMNELLGMRGRFDTPVVRQERMELEGELPVATSLDFPARFGSMTKGRGVLSTFFAGYQECPPDVEAERPRVGVNPLDQAKYILAVRSAITSS; this comes from the coding sequence GTGGCAGCAGAGCATAGGCAGATTCGCAATATCGGCATCTTCGCTCACGTGGATGCCGGGAAAACAACGACAACCGAACAAATTTTGTTCCACAGCGGAAGGACGCGCGCGCTGGGCAGTGTGGACAATGGCACCGCACAAACCGATTGGCTGGACGTGGAGCGGGAGCGGGGGATTTCGGTGCGCGCCGCTGTCACACGCTTTGACTGGCAGGGTATGACGGTGAATATTATCGACACGCCGGGCCATGTCGACTTCGTGGCGGAGGTGGAGCGGTCGCTGCGCGTCATGGACGGCGCGCTGCTGGTCGTATCGGCCGTCGAGGGCGTACAGGCGCAGACGGAGGTAATCTGGCAGGCGCTGCGAGACCGCGGACTGCCAACGATCATCTTCATCAACAAGCTCGACCGGGTCGGGGCGGACCCGCAAAGGGTGTTAGATGAAGTGAAGAGGCTGTTGACGGATAGGGCTGCGCCGATTCAAGCGCCTATGGGAGCGGAAGATGCTTACACCGGCAATCTGGCGCTGCTTGAGCTATTGCAGGATGCGCTGCTTCCTGAAGCGGAAGCCTTCGAAACGCAGCTGATTGAGACGGCAGCCGAGCAGGATGAGCAGCTGCTCGAGCGGTACTTGAACGATCAGCCGATCGCGAGGGAAGAGCTCGCCGCCCTCGTCTGGTCGCTAACGCGGCAGGCGCGTCTGGTGCCGGTGTTGTTCGGAGCAGCCAATCGAGGCATCGGTGTGGAAGCTTTGATGGACGCGATGGTGATTGGGGTCCCGGAGCCTCAGGGAGACATGCAAGCGCCTGTGTCGGGCGTCGTCTTCAAGCTGGAGCGAGATCCGGCAATGGGCAAGTTGGCCTATGTTCGCCTGTACAGCGGTACTGTCCACAACAGGGAGTCTGTGCGCAATGCGACACAAGACATCGAGGAGAAGGTGACCCAAATCCGTAAGATCGACGGGCAGCGCGCGGAGGATGTCGGGGTGCTGGCAGCGGGCGATATTGCTGCGGTATGCGGCTGGAATCGGGTGCGCATCGGCGATGTGATCGGCGATCCGGCCCACGTGCCGGAGGCGCCCCGAATGGCCGTGCCGCTATTGACGGTGCAGGTTCGCTGGCGCAGCGAAGCCGATTATCCTGCCGTTGTAGCCGCGCTGCAGGAGCTGGCGGACGAGGACCCGCTGCTCGACCTGCAGTGGCTGCAGGGACAGAGAGAGCTGCACTTGAAGGTGATGGGGCCGATTCAAGTGGAAGTGCTTTCCCATATTATGCGCAGCCGCTTCGGCCTCGAGGTAGCGTTCGATCCGCCATCGGTTATCTATAAGGAAACGCCTGCCGGTGTCGGGGAAGGCTACGTGGCTTATCTGACGCCGAAGCCCTGCTGGGCGATCCTTCGCTTCCGCATAGAGCCGTTGGAGCGGGGAAGCGGTCTGCAGTATTCCTCAATCGTACGGACAGACCGGCTGCTCGAGAGCTATCAGAATGAAGTGGAAAGGCGCGTCCCCGAGGCGCTGCAGCAAGGGCTGCGCGGCTGGGAGGTGACCGATCTGCGGGTGACGCTGATCGAGGGGGAGCACCACGTATGGCATACGCATCCGCTGGATTTCGTTGTGGCGACACCTATGGGCATCATGGATGGACTCAACCGGATTGGGACGAAGCTGCTGGAGCCGATGCTGCGCTTCCGCATTTCCGTTCCGGAAGAAGTGGGCGGCAGAGTCATGAACGAATTGCTCGGCATGCGCGGTCGCTTCGACACGCCCGTTGTCCGGCAGGAGCGCATGGAGCTGGAAGGCGAGCTGCCGGTGGCTACCTCCCTGGACTTTCCGGCACGCTTCGGCTCGATGACCAAGGGGCGCGGCGTGCTCTCCACATTTTTCGCGGGTTATCAGGAATGTCCGCCCGATGTGGAGGCAGAGCGGCCTCGCGTCGGCGTCAATCCGCTGGATCAGGCGAAATATATTTTGGCCGTGCGCAGCGCGATCACATCCTCATAA
- the rsbW gene encoding anti-sigma B factor RsbW, producing the protein MLVLKNKMVMLEIPAEAAYIDVVRYTLYGIAANIGFSYEAIEDMKVAVSEAVNNAVLHAYPGNDAQKVDVRFEPFAEGMKITVKDYGASFDAGAATSHAQPVTESDIQQVVEGGLGIYLMQALMDEVQVISEEGTEVILTKFLK; encoded by the coding sequence ATGCTGGTGTTGAAGAACAAGATGGTGATGTTGGAGATTCCAGCAGAAGCGGCATATATCGATGTCGTGCGCTATACCTTATATGGCATTGCTGCCAATATCGGTTTTTCCTATGAAGCGATCGAAGACATGAAGGTTGCCGTATCCGAAGCGGTGAACAATGCGGTGCTCCATGCCTATCCGGGCAATGACGCCCAGAAAGTCGATGTCCGGTTCGAACCTTTTGCTGAAGGAATGAAGATTACCGTCAAGGATTATGGCGCCAGCTTCGATGCCGGAGCGGCAACCTCCCATGCCCAGCCTGTAACGGAAAGCGACATTCAGCAGGTTGTCGAGGGAGGACTTGGCATCTACTTGATGCAGGCGCTGATGGATGAGGTGCAAGTAATCAGTGAAGAAGGGACGGAAGTGATTCTGACGAAGTTTTTGAAATAA